The Arachis hypogaea cultivar Tifrunner chromosome 16, arahy.Tifrunner.gnm2.J5K5, whole genome shotgun sequence genome contains a region encoding:
- the LOC112757426 gene encoding cationic amino acid transporter 4, vacuolar, translating into MANKLKKVDQGSELGRSSSSTTLNLVFENGGVGVGVGGRWSSGFGSLIRRKQVDSVQFKAHGGHHHQLARKLSAVDLVAIGVGSTIGAGVYILIGTVAREHAGPALVISLLIAGIAAALSAFCYAELACRCPSAGSAYHYAYICLGEGVAWLVGWGLILEYTIGGSAVARGITPNLALFFGGWDNLPFFLTRQTLPGLGVVVDPCAAALIVIVTLLLCLGIKESSMAQSIVTTINVCAMLFVIIVGGYLGFESGWIGYELPSGYFPYGVNGVFAGSAIVFFSYIGFDAVSSTAEEVKNPQRDLPLGISIALFICCILYMLVSAVIVGLVPYYRLDPDTPISSAFSSYGMKWAVYVITTGAVTALFSSLMGSLLPQPRTFMAMARDGLLPSFFSDINKHTQVPLKSTIVTGVLAATLAFFMDVSQLAGMVSVGTLLAFTTVAVSVLIIRYVPPNEIPIPSSLQKSIDRHSCGDDEDRASPIDTASYCDNHLYGKSEALLGQPLIIKEIKEEQKEKSRRKLAAWTIALLCLGILIVAFAASANRCPSILRFTLCGVGGVLILCSVIVLTCIGQDDARHSFGHTGGFVCPFVPFLPAACILINTYLLIDLG; encoded by the exons ATGGCTAACAAACtg AAAAAGGTTGATCAGGGTTCAGAATTAGgccgatcatcatcatcaacaactcttaatcttgtttttgagaatggtggtgttggtgttggtgttggagGAAGGTGGTCAAGTGGATTTGGGAGCTTGATTAGAAGGAAGCAAGTTGATTCAGTTCAATTCAAGGCACATGGTGGTCATCATCATCAATTGGCTAGGAAGTTATCTGCTGTGGACCTCGTTGCTATTG GGGTTGGATCTACAATAGGTGCTGGTGTATATATTCTCATAGGAACAGTTGCTAGAGAGCATGCAGGACCAGCACTTGTGATATCACTTCTCATTGCAGGAATAGCTGCTGCACTATCGGCTTTTTGTTATGCGGAGCTTGCATGTCGATGCCCCTCCGCAGGGAGTGCTTATCATTATGCATACATATGCCTTGGAGAAGG AGTTGCTTGGTTGGTTGGTTGGGGCTTGATTCTTGAATATACTATCGGTGGTTCAGCTGTTGCTCGTGGCATAACCCCAAATCTG GCCTTATTTTTCGGAGGGTGGGACAATCTACCTTTCTTTTTGACACGGCAAACATTACCAGGTCTTGGTGTTGTTGTTGATCCATGTGCTGCTgcattaattgttattgtgacCTTACtcctgtgccttggaatcaaggaG AGTTCAATGGCACAATCAATAGTGACAACAATAAATGTCTGTGCAATGCTTTTCGTCATTATAGTTGGTGGATATCTGGGTTTCGAATCTGGATGGATTGGATATGAGCTACCTAGCGG GTATTTTCCTTATGGAGTGAATGGGGTGTTTGCTGGGTCTGcaatagttttcttttcatacatTGGGTTTGATGCAGTCTCCAGCACAGCTGAGGAG GTTAAAAACCCTCAACGAGATTTGCCCCTTGGCATATCAATAGCGTTATTTATATGCTGCATTCTTTATATGCTTGTATCAGCAGTTATTGTTGGCTTGGTACCATATTATAGGTTGGACCCTGATACACCGATCTCGTCTGCATTTTCTAGCTATGGCATGAAATGGGCCGT CTATGTAATAACAACTGGAGCTGTCACTGCTCTTTTTTCCAGTTTGATGGGTTCACTTCTTCCTCAG CCACGAACTTTTATGGCGATGGCTAGGGATGGTTTGTTGCCCTCATTCTTCTCAGACATCAATAAACACACGCAAGTTCCTTTGAAAAGCACTATTGTCACTGGTGTCCTTGCAGCCACTCTTGCATTCTTTATGGATGTTTCCCAGTTGGCAGGGATG GTTAGTGTGGGAACATTGCTTGCATTTACCACTGTTGCAGTCTCGGTTTTGATCATCAGATATGTTCCACCTAATGAGATACCTATCCCATCCTCGcttcaaaaatctattgatcggCATTCTTGTGGTGATGATGAAGATAGGGCAAGTCCTATAGATACTGCTAGTTATTGTGATAATCACCTATATGGCAAGTCAGAGGCTCTGCTTGGACAACCTTTAATTATAAAAGAAATCAAAG AAgaacaaaaggagaaaagtaggCGGAAACTTGCTGCATGGACTATTGCTCTTCTATGCCTAGGAATTCTCATAGTTGCCTTTGCTGCTTCAGCCAACAGGTGCCCCAG CATTTTGCGATTCACATTGTGCGGAGTGGGTGGAGTTCTTATTTTGTGCAGTGTTATTGTCCTTACCTGCATAGGACAAGATGATGCAAGGCACAGCTTCGGACACACAGGAG GTTTTGTTTGCCCATTTGTTCCATTCTTACCTGCTGCCTGCATTCTTATAAACACCTACCTCCTAATTGATCTTGGGTGA